In the genome of Magnolia sinica isolate HGM2019 chromosome 2, MsV1, whole genome shotgun sequence, one region contains:
- the LOC131237003 gene encoding WUSCHEL-related homeobox 8 yields the protein MGVVRNAVEEGEGEGGERGKKMEWEQQQQQQQQEQQQGQQQQEQQQNGVMYVKVMTDEQMELLRRQISVYATICEQLVEMHKAVTAQQDSLSGMRLGNIYCDPLMTSGGHKITARQRWTPTPVQLQILESIFEQGNGTPSKQRIKEITSELSQHGQISETNVYNWFQNRRARSKRKQLQPLPNSAESEVETETDSPKEKKAKAENILSLEKSAPRADDLCFQGSEIGSEVHSLDPQPSKAQGAFPLNDSSKSSGSLGRVSFYENVLSNPRIDHHLIGKMEVPGNYSPFRTGEGFDMIG from the exons atgggtgttgtGAGAAATGCTgtcgaagaaggagaaggagaaggaggtgaAAGAGGGAAGAAGATGGAGTgggagcagcagcagcagcagcagcaacaagaaCAGCAGCAAGGACAGCAGCAACAAGAACAGCAGCAGAATGGGGTAATGTACGTGAAGGTAATGACAGATGAGCAGATGGAACTTCTTCGCAGGCAAATCTCTGTCTACGCTACCATCTGCGAACAGCTTGTCGAGATGCACAAGGCTGTTACTGCCCAACAAGACTCTctctcag GAATGAGACTGGGAAATATATACTGTGATCCATTGATGACATCTGGCGGCCACAAGATTACTGCAAGACAGCGGTGGACCCCAACTCCCGTGCAGCTCCAAATTCTCGAGAGTATCTTTGAGCAAGGCAATGGGACTCCCAGCAAGCAGAGAATAAAAGAGATAACTTCTGAACTTTCCCAACATGGCCAGATTTCCGAAACGAATGTTTATAACTGGTTCCAGAACAGACGGGCTCGTTCAAAAAGAAAGCAACTGCAACCGTTACCGAATAGTGCAGAATCTGAAGTGGAGACAGAAACCGACTCCCCAAAGGAAAAGAAAGCCAAGGCTGAGAACATTCTCTCCCTTGAAAAATCAGCTCCGAGGGCGGATGACCTGTGCTTTCAGGGTTCTGAAATAGGTTCTGAGGTGCATTCCTTAGATCCACAACCCAGTAAAGCACAGGGTGCCTTTCCTTTGAATGACAGTTCAAAGTCTTCTGGCAGTTTAGGCCGCGTATCTTTCTATGAGAATGTACTATCGAATCCAA GAATTGATCACCACCTGATTGGGAAGATGGAAGTCCCAGGCAACTATAGTCCTTTTCGGACTGGAGAAGGCTTTGATATGATTGGGTGA